Proteins encoded by one window of Anopheles maculipalpis chromosome 2RL, idAnoMacuDA_375_x, whole genome shotgun sequence:
- the LOC126559333 gene encoding NPC intracellular cholesterol transporter 2 homolog a-like — translation MFRVLFLIALVPALVYGNVSRACTGGRAQPLSVAIEGCSAAPCNLVRGQDVIAYIDFTADRAITSMTTVATATALGVVTNYPLGSNAVTCNFLQGSSCPLSANEDVTYRLTMPILSIYPLVSLSIEIDVVDQNTNSVTCFVVDAQVVTATN, via the exons ATGTTCCGAGTACTGTTCTTGATTGCTTTGGTTCCGGCTCTTGTGTACGGTAATGTGAGCCGTGCTTGCACCGGAGGTCGTGCACAGCCGCTAAGCGTGGCCATTGAGGGATGCAGTGCGGCTCCCTGCAACCTGGTCCGGGGGCAGGATGTGATCGCTTACATTGATTTTACTGCCG ATCGTGCCATTACATCGATGACTACGGTAGCCACTGCTACCGCGCTCGGAGTGGTAACGAACTATCCATTGGGCTCGAACGCCGTCACCTGCAACTTCCTGCAGGGCAGTAGCTGTCCATTGTCCGCCAACGAGGATGTCACCTACCGCTTAACCATGCCAATTCTGTCAATCTACCCGCTAGTTAGCCTTAGTATTGAGATCGATGTGGTGGACCAGAACACTAACTCCGTTACGTGTTTCGTAGTGGATGCGCAGGTTGTCACTGCCACGAATTGA